The genomic interval TCGTGCGCCGCTCCACCGCGCCGCGCGTCTTCTCAGGATCCTCGCATCTTCGGCGTGGCTGCGCACGATCGCACAGTGAGAACTCTAGTGTTCCCTGTGTGATGGCAAGGATCGGGGCGCACCCCGTCGACTTCAGCGCCGCGGCCGAGCAGATCCGCGGCGCACGGCTGCGCGAGGAGCTCGTGGTGCAGGAGATCGCGGCGCCGGAGCGCATCGCACCGCAGTCGATCGCCCTCGCCGCCGGCGTCGCCCGCGGTCCGCGGCGCGGGCTCGACGCCGAGGGCAGCATCGACTCCGCCCACGGAGCGGGCCGCCTCGTGCTCATGCACGATCCCGAGTCGGCCGCCGAATGGGGCGGGCCCTTCCGCATCGTCTGCTTCGCGCAGGCCCCGCTCGAGGTGGAGATCGGCGTCGATCCGTTCATCTCGGACGTCGCATGGTCCTGGCTCGTCGACGCGCTCGAATCCCGCGGCGCGGCGCATATCGCGCTCGCCGGCACGGCGACCAAGACGCTCTCGAGCGGCTTCGGGACGCTCGAGTCGCAGGGCGACGCCGCGCAGATCGAGCTCCGCGCCTCCTGGACCCCGCTCGGGCCCGCATTCGCATCCCACGCCGAGGCGTGGTCGGAACTGCTCTGCCTGCTGGCGGGGCTCCCCCATCGAGAGGTGCACTGACCCCGTGGCAGACGGACCGCTTCAGCAATCGGATCTCACCGCGGACTGGGTCCTCGTCGTCGACGACGCGGGCCTGCGGCGCGCGGCCGAGACCCTGGCCGCCGGGCGCGGGCCCGTCGGCATCGACGCCGAGCGGGCCTCGGGCTTCCGCTACGGCTCCGAGGCCTACCTCGTGCAGGCGCACCGCCGCGGCGCCGGCACCTTCCTCTTCGACCCCGTGGAGATCGCGACGTTCGCGCCGCTCGCCGAGGCCATCGACGAGGAGGAGTGGATCCTGCACGCCGCGAGCCAGGATCTCCCGTGCCTCGAGGACCTCGGTCTCCGCCCGCAGCGCATCTTCGACACCGAGCTCGCGGCCCGGCTGCTCGGCTACGAGCGGGTCGGCCTCGGGGCGATCGTCGAGACGCTGCTCGGGATCCACCTCGAGAAGGCGCACTCCGCCGCGGACTGGTCCCAGCGCCCCCTGCCGGACGCGTGGCTGGAGTACGCCGCCTTCGACGTCGCCCTGCTGCCGGATCTGCGCGACGCCGTGCAGCGCGACCTCGAGGCGCAGCGCAAGACCGAGTTCGCCCGCCAGGAGTTCGAGGCGGTGCGCACCCGCCCGGCGAAGGCGCCGAACGCGGAGCCGTGGCGCAAGCTGTCCGGCGGGCACCGCCTGCGGACGCCCCGCGCGCTCGCGATCGCTCGGGAGCTCTGGGCCTCGCGCGACGCCCTGGCGCGAGAACGGGACGTCGCGCCGGGGCGCCTGATCCCCGACGCCTCCGTCGTCGCGGCGGCCGAGGCCGCGCCGCGCTCCAAGGGGGAGCTCGCACGGCTGCAGTCCTTCCGCGGTCGCGCGAGTCGCACCGAGCTGGACCGATGGTGGGCGGCGGTGCTCCGCGGCAAGACGACCGAGGAGCTCCCCGGGCCGCGACGGCGCGACCCCGACGCGATCCCCCATCACCGCGGGTGGGCGCAGCGCCACCCCGAGGCCGCGGCGCGGCTCGCCGACGCGCGGGCCGCGCTCGAGGCTGAGGCGGAGCGGCTGCGGATGCCGCTCGAGAATCTCCTCACCCCGGAGCTGCTCCGACGGCTCGCCTGGGCGCCGCCCGCGCCGGCCGATGCCGCGACGATTGCACTCCGTCTCACCGAACTCGGCGCCCGCGAGTGGCAGGTTGGCTTGACTGCACCAATCATTGCGGCCGCATTTGTAGAGTCCACATAAGCGAGTCGGGTTCGGCTCCGCGAATTCCCGCGTTTTCGTGCGTTCGCTCGCCGGAGTGAGACTCCGTCTCTACACTGGAGACGACGCAGTTCACATACCGATGGAGGCGAAGTGGCCGCAATGAGAGAGGTCGTGTTCGTGGACGGGGTGCGCACCCCGTTCGGACGCGCCGGTGACAAGGGGATGTACGCGGGCACGCGTGCCGACGACCTGGCCGTGAAGGCGCTGCAGGGGCTGCTCGCGCGGCACGAGGGGCTGCCGCTCGACCGGATCGACGACGTCGGCATCGCGGCGACCACGCAGCAGGGCGACCAGGGGCTCACGCTCGGCCGCACGGTGTCGATGCTCGCGGGCCTGCCCGTCGAGGTGCCGGGCTTCGCGCTCGACCGGATGT from Leucobacter allii carries:
- a CDS encoding HRDC domain-containing protein, which gives rise to MADGPLQQSDLTADWVLVVDDAGLRRAAETLAAGRGPVGIDAERASGFRYGSEAYLVQAHRRGAGTFLFDPVEIATFAPLAEAIDEEEWILHAASQDLPCLEDLGLRPQRIFDTELAARLLGYERVGLGAIVETLLGIHLEKAHSAADWSQRPLPDAWLEYAAFDVALLPDLRDAVQRDLEAQRKTEFARQEFEAVRTRPAKAPNAEPWRKLSGGHRLRTPRALAIARELWASRDALARERDVAPGRLIPDASVVAAAEAAPRSKGELARLQSFRGRASRTELDRWWAAVLRGKTTEELPGPRRRDPDAIPHHRGWAQRHPEAAARLADARAALEAEAERLRMPLENLLTPELLRRLAWAPPAPADAATIALRLTELGAREWQVGLTAPIIAAAFVEST
- a CDS encoding DUF3000 domain-containing protein, whose product is MARIGAHPVDFSAAAEQIRGARLREELVVQEIAAPERIAPQSIALAAGVARGPRRGLDAEGSIDSAHGAGRLVLMHDPESAAEWGGPFRIVCFAQAPLEVEIGVDPFISDVAWSWLVDALESRGAAHIALAGTATKTLSSGFGTLESQGDAAQIELRASWTPLGPAFASHAEAWSELLCLLAGLPHREVH